Within Anopheles nili chromosome 3, idAnoNiliSN_F5_01, whole genome shotgun sequence, the genomic segment GCAAGTACAACCGTACAACGACCACCCTCAACGGAACGTTGTCGTTGCGAACGACTATTGATAATAATTTTACGGTACTAGTTCTCAAAGGTGAGTTTATAAGCTGTTTTCTATGCTAACCGCATTTCCCTTGCATCATCGTCCCCCAACAGGTGAAGACCGAGCTGTACCACAGCAGCTTAGGGAATCAACAGTACAACCACTATCCGATGAAATTACCTACCCAGCGGCTCTGTGATTTCGTCTCGAGTCTCCATGATGAGTACGGTGCGCACATCACCGCCATTCGTAATATCCCGAAAAAAGGAGAGTGTCCAATCGCTCCACGAGAAGTATTCGTTCGTGATATGGAGTTTCCGAGCAAAGCggttcctcctttttttcctaaaGGTCTATGGAAAGTGTTTATCATCGACACCCTCTATAATGTCGAGGTGGTTCGGTTCGAAATGATCCTCAAAGTGTACAGTGATTCGTTTCTCTAACATTTCCACGAACTATGTGCACGCATATGAAGTATTGCATAAACAAACGAGGACCTATATGCTTCTGATGCCTCCTTTATTTTAATATCACAAAAAATAGAGCGAAATGTAGCACcagatttgttgtttttgaagTACGAGAAGCTTGTGAACTATAAAAATGattatcataatcatcatttCAAACATCCTTTACTTAATCTACTCTGAGGCGAACTTCGCATCACTGCCTGTTACAGGCCCCTTCGAAAAACTGCTGGTGAAAGCTTCATCAACCGCGCCAAGACGAGGCATCCCtaagcgggtggaaaattatcgaTCACTTGTATATTTGGCATCAGCTTATGGCCTATGGGTATCATGAGTATAGTTGGATTGGGATGAACCGTTCTTACTGAAGAAGTGTACCCAAAAACATCATTTCAAACAACGGCTAGTATTGTGTAACATCTTCCTCTTTTTACGAGGATTTACTTTATATAAAATTAATGCTCTGTCTGTCCTGAACTTAACACTACCCAGAATCATTGTGAGTatgtagaaagaaaaaaccacatTTCATAGAGCATATTTCTCTCATCATACCCTTGCATGTGGCTAATGTAAAATATCTATTAACAAGCGCGTGACATCTGATCTGTTTTATTTAGTTGTTTTatctttaccttttttttaagaGAAATTGTGTTGACGATGGATTGCGACGCTAGGAATAGATTTCCAGTTTAGTTTCAGTTCATTATTCATTTGGTAATACAACAAGCTCCACCATGCTGCTCACCTGGATAACACTATCCTTTTCACTAGCCTTTGTGGCGCTGCAAGCATTAGAAATTACATTTGAAAGTATTGAACTCTCAACGGAACATTGCCAATACGAACGAATATTGATAATAATTTTACGGCACTAGTTCTCAAAGGTGAGTTTATTAGCTGTTTTCTATGCTAACCGCATTTCCCTTGCATCATCCACCCCCAACAGGTGAGAACAGAACTTTACCACAGCAGCTTAGGGAATCAACAGTTTACTTAGCGATAAGGTACTAAGCGATATTATATATTAGGTACAGTTACTAAACGATATTATATATTAGGTATCCCGTTTAATCGGCACACGCAACATGAAAAACTCACTATGATCAATGATTCTCACTATCTCACATTCATCTCGCTGTGCAATTTTACATTCGCAGGGTACATTAGAATACAGCTAATATGAGCTCACTATCAACTATAGAATCAATTTAGTACTGCACTACTACGAAACTACGAGGCAAACTatacaaaaaatttttaaaatgtcCTCAGCCAActgaaaatacatttttttgacAAAATTTATAAGTCTCTCTCATTTATGATTTCTTCTTATAATAGCGTATTGTCTgtaaattcaaatgaatttgAAGTCATTTTTAAAGCTTGAAATTTTagctaattaattaattatgatGCGACCGACAGGCAGCTCATTTATCTGTTCATGCTATTGCACTTTGTATCATTCGGCCATCGTCTATCATCGTAATTGTTGAAATTGAGGTCGACCGAACGATGTGAGGttttttcataatttgctAAGTAACGTTCCATTGGTATTTCTTCTCGACTCTCGAGTTGCGATTTTGACTCACTGACAAATGTATGATCCGTCGTGTAACGAGAGACATTAACATCAATATCTGTAGTACATTCCCTGGGTAAATAACTGTTTCCATCTTTCAAATGTGCTTGATCGTCGAAGGCATTTTCGTCATAGCTGATGGACTTAAGCGAGAGCCTAGCTGATCTTCTTAAACACTTCTGCTTTTTTGCTGGTTGGTGCAACTCCAACCCATCGTCATTATTACACTGTTCTGCAACACAAACTTCAGGTAATGCAATGGATTCATCTTCGATCTGTCGTAGAACGTATTGGATATTGTCACTGGTGTCCGTTTCATTTGAAATCAGTGTTGAATCCGAATTATCCATGTTCAGTTTGTATTCTTCATAAGACTCGCTACTTATCAGATCATTGTTGAACCACATCTCTTCATTTTCTGTGTATTCTGAAACGAATACTTCGTCATTTTGAATGCCATCTGGGTCTGGCAGGGCTGCGTGGGATTGAATTGGACTAATTGTTGATTCGGTGTTCAATGCACAATTAGATAGAGATAGTCCCCCATTGTGACTGctattattatcatcatttcCTTCACAATCAGCTGCAGTGGTTTTCAGCTTGTGCAAATACTTTTCGAGTAGTTTATTTTGGTTAGTCTGGACCAGCAAGCTATACTCGTAGATGTACCATACGGTTGAGGTGCATGTGTGACACACAAGCAATGGCAAATCCTTCTCGAACAACGTCTATAACaaaatggtggagaaaaacagTATATATTGCTTCTAACATTGCACCTAACATAGTGCAAAATATGTACACCAATCACCTGGAACGTAAAGATACGGTCGATCGCGATGCGTAAAGAAGCCTCCAATATGGAAGAGCATTCATCGTGGGGATTCAGTTCCTTGAAGCAGAATCGACACGTTACGTATCTCATTGTTGCAGCTAGAAAGCACCTCACGTGGCAGGTGGTTTAACTATTTTAAGTACGTCGTTCAAAATTCAGCTCAATAAAATCTAGTCTTAAGCATTCAGCACTAATAAATCGTAAAGGGAAGAACCCAAGTAACGTTTACTGATGGCTGAAAGGTCCTTGTTTctagaatcttgcaatgaaaaaaatgtcttGTACACTTCTCGGAACTAGATTGAAGATAAACTGGCAAATTTTACCTTGAAATAAATCTATCTAGATCTAGTACGGCAAAATACACCGAAATAATCAACGGCCTTAGCAATGTATCACAACTACACCCACTTAAAAGGTTCTTAGCTAGTCTCACTTATCTCTTACTCTCCATTATTTTTTGTAAGCCTGCTACAAGCATACCGCTTAACATATACACATTCATTGCTCATACTACATCACGTTTTGAGACAAACTTTTACATGAATTTATCCACGGAATAAAATGTGATAAGCACATGCCAATGCAATTCAAAGGGTCAGCCtttatttttgaataaaaatatagtttaattgattttttacgAGAAGAATGAAATTAGTAGTATAGTTACATATTATTGCATCATATATCAGATATTACATAAAACTTTATTATTTATAGTTTAGTTTTATAAGGACATTtaggcaaataaattacttaAAAACGCTTCATTCTGCATTTGACAGCACATTTGTGTTTGACATCTGCAAACGCTTAACAAACGCATGCCGTATAAACGTTCTCTAAGGAGAGGAAATTTGACACACCGACTTGGTAACCAcaagagtgaagaaaaatccgTGCGTGTCCGTTTCGGGAGACCAAATCcgtttttcgctgttgctccCGCTGAAGATCCGCGACCCGACGATGCTTACCAACCTCGTTAAGCTGTCCGCCGTCCGCGGTGTGTCGCAGTCCGTAACCAACGGGCTGAAACCCGCCGTAGCTGGTGCCGCAAAGGTGGAAAGCAAATCTGCGACCGCTGCAGGTCAGATTCCTATCGTATCCGCCGGGGCTGGCTTGCCGAGCAGCAATGTGCGAGTGGTTTCGGGCGTCACAGGTTAATACTTTCATTAGTGATCATATCGATCAAAGCCCCCCAAAATTGCGATCTATTTCGTGTGTTGCATAATTGTTCTTTGTAGAAGGacatgggtcggtttttgaCAGTTCCGTACGGTGTGGATCGTTCGAACAACAATCGGTTGCGAATCTTGCGTTATGTAATGCAATCGCAGTTCGCCAGGTggaaaaaatgccaaaaataTCACTTTTACTTGTCGAAATGTGAGAATTACGTCTGCTGGACTATAATACAGTCCATTTCTAGAGTTGGTCTTCGTTAAAATCGTTTTAGAGAGTAGACATGGCCTACGCTTTGTCTCCCGTATGtaccaaaacaaaccgaaaaagCCCCTACGGAACTGTCAAAGTTCGATGGCATGTGCAAGATGCCTATTGAGATGAACCGCCAAGTACATTTCGGtccctttcttttcgtttgcagGAGCAACACAAATCCGATGCGCCCACACCGACATCCGAGTGCCGGACTTCTCCGACTACCGCCGTGAGCAGGTGAAGCGCCCGAACTCGAAGAACGATAGCGCCGATGAACGGGCCGCATTCACGTACCTCATGGTCGGAGGTAAGTACGAGCTAGAAAGCAAAAGCCCTTCGGGGAGCCAACACAACCCATGGCTGaccattttcctttcctttaaGGTGCCGCTGTGTCGACCGCGTACGTCGCCAAGTCGCTCGTCTCGACATTCATTTCCTCGATGAGCGCTTCCGCCGATGTGTTGGCCATGTCAAAGATCGAAATCAAGCTCGCCGATATCCCTGAGGGCAAATCGATGACTTTCAAGTGGCGCGGTAAGCCCCTGTTCATCCGCCATCGTACGGCGCAAGAGATCGATTCCGAACAGTCGGTCGCTGTCGCTACCCTGCGTGATCCCCAGAATGACGCCGTAAGTAGCTGCCAATGGGGATGCTGAAATGAATTAGATCCTCCCCCCAGATTCTGCACGTAGACAGATTCATgctgacctttttttttgcttttctgctaTTCTCGCCCGCAGGAGCGTGTCCAGAAGCCGGAATGGCTCGTCGTGATTGGTGTGTGCACGCATCTTGGTTGCGTCCCAATCGCAAATGCTGGTGATTTCGGTGGCTACTACTGTCCGTGCCACGGTTCCCACTACGACGCGTCCGGTCGCATCCGCAAGGGACCGGCTCCGTTGAACCTGGAGGTGCCATTCTACGAGTTCCCGGAGGAGGGTTTGCTTGTTGTCGGTTAAAACCCTTCCCCCCGTATGGCTCGATCGTGTTTGCAAGGCAAACCACCTCCCTCCTTCTGATAAGTAGTGAAGAATGTATCAATCGCAGAAAGGCAATACCCCGGCAAACGCTTTTGTCGAATCAACATACTAACGAGGAATATGCTCTACGAAGGCCTCTAGCACACTACCCGAGTGTAagtatttaaaattcaatccaacCGACGAGAATGAATGCGCCCAGATCGGCAAGAGGCTACCAACCAACGGCAGCGTtagcaaaccaaaaccaatTTATTGATAGTAGAACAATTGCGGCGGTCTGGGCAATAAATTGATTGGTATAATAACGTTCATGTTCAGCATGTCTACGTGACGAGTAATGCGATAATTccgaaaaaaacagccaatCGGCATTCAATCGGTTTGGATGATTGATATCTTTATTTCCAGCCATCCATCTATACGTAAAACAATTTACTCCAGAGAAAATTATCCATTTGTCTGtagtttgatttgattttcacATGAATACATGCTAATCATCCGACGCTATCGCAAGGTGGCCAAGATTTCCCTGTGACGCATCGCACAGCATTGGCACCAGCACCCGTTTGTACAAATCATCCTGCTCGCCGTGGGTAACGCGCAATATCTTCGCCGCCTGTTGCAGGTGCTTGAGGGCTTCCGCAAAGTAGCACTGGTACAGCTGCAGCTTACCGATCTTGAGAAGCGTCAGCGCGATATGCGGATGGAAGGGGCTGTAGTACTTCCGGAATCCGTCCAAAAGCCGCAACGCGTACCCAGTCGCTTCGGACCATTTTTCCAGCTCCAGCGCACTGTCCATCGCATTTTCCAGCGTTTTGATGTGGTACACGTTGTAGCGGTGCAGTACATTCTCTTGCTTCTTCAAACACAACCGACTAACGTCGAGATCTGTTGcttaaagacaaacaaaacccaacagcAAGTTAAACAATCACTCAGAGATTTTGCGACGACGTGGGGTGTCCCAATTGATCTTACATGATACATTCTTCATTTGAGCGAGATGATCCTTGGTGAATGTGCTGATGTCCTGAAACGTTTCTCGATCGACCTCGGTGATGGGAGTCTTGCAGGCAGGACACCGCACGAGCGCCGTATCGTCCATATCGATCGGTTCTTGACAGCCCTCCAGCGAACAAGCGGCCGCATTCGTGACCTTGTGCTCCTGTTCATCCTGACAGCGGGCGCATCGGCATCGGAAGTAGTACCGCTCGGAAAGCTGATCTCGCCGCGTTTCCGTCGTGTCGATCAGGTCGATGTAGGAGATGAACAGCTGGCCGAAATCAAGCTCAGCCTGGGAATAGTCCTCCAGTAGACGCAGTTGTAGGGTTTCACCGACAAATGAAACCATCACGTTCGGCCGGCAGCTGTGATCTATGATAGAAGCCCCGAGGTACATGCCCGTGCCGATGGTGTTCAGTTCACTGTCCAGAACGTTGAAGGTGTTAATGCACATCTAACCGGAGAAGTAAGTTTCTGTTAAGCCTGTGTGTATGTAAGCTTATGTACCGGTAAAGATCGTCCGCACCTTGCCGTAAATTCGGAGTAGCTCCGGTTTCTTCGGGGTAATCGATTCGTCTAGCAATCGCTGCAGGACCACGACCAATGTCCCAAAGTGCTCCATCCGCTTGGGATCTTGACGAATGTCTTCTTCATCTGTACCCGAGAAAAGCGTTAAggaaagaatggaaaattatACTCCAAATCTGTTACGCGTTACAAATCTACATGCACGGTGGCAGGGTTTAATCGTCAGTCAATTGTTATTAACGCTTGACTGCGACACCCCCTCCCCACGTTTTTCGGCTTTATTGCGAGCCCGTGTAACCTCTTTCCGCGTTTGAATGCCAAACGCTGGTGCATGTGGCGTTCACAGAACGAGAGTAAGTGCAAAGGACATTAgtgtcgaaaacaaaacacaaaacaacgaGAGCTAATGCTTAACATCAATTTGGGCGTACTGAGTAGGTGTAATGTTGCCAATTGAACAATGAACGAAGGCACACATTTGTTCGTTGTAGCATTAGCAGTCTGGGGaaaatcaagcaaacaaacatcaacacAATTATCCTCTCACTTTAGTGACACATCTTAATGATGATACAGCTGGTTCGGGAATGTATCATCAAGGTTTTACAGATGTATGTTATCAAGGTActagaaagagaaaaaaaaggaacgaaaacacaaaaatgaaCGGAATAGGAGTTTTTGCCAGCAAGATGGCAAATGAAAGGGCACGCCTTTTGATGCAAAAATCACTCGTCTCTATGATGGGCTTGAAAACTTTTGAATTATATACAAACGGGCATTATTCATTTGATAGCAAAGCAAACGTTCATAAACTACCTTTACTTGTTCGAGGAGGTTTCACGACTCGTCTACGGAACGACGCAATGAAATGCTCGGAGAGGTGAGATGAATATGTAACCTTAACGCCTTCACCAGGAAGGAAGCTCACAAAATCCGGATGATCGCTCAGCATAGGAATGGATCATCGCAAAGAAACCAGGCGCCTTTTCAAAAGCGGCTACATACTTACGTGGCATAAGGTCGGCAAATTTTCGGTAGAACTTGGATGTGTAGTATCCCTTGTGAGTATCACCTCCCTTTCGGAGGCGCCGTACGATCCGTGACATCATCATGGCAGCAGACGGGACGAGCAAACCCGCTGGTAGAGCCTTCAACTTTTCACACTCCTCCTTATGATCGGGCCATGCTTCCTTCTGGCAGGTTCGGCCACAGTACCGCAAGTAGAGACAGCTTGAACACTTCATCACTTTAGTcctgaaaatcgtaaaaaaatgtatttatgttACGAGACGCTTTTACAGCCATCCAATCACACAGAAAACTTACTCCTTTAGGCATCGATCACATCTTTTATCGCGATACCGTGGATCCAGCACGTAGGCGAACGGTTTCTCCTGCAGAATCACATCACCCTTACGATAGACGGCTTTGTTCATGGTGCTGGCGGATCGGACTACGCCAAACCGATCGACAACGCGACCAGTGggtaaatgaaaatgtttctaATTAGAGCTCGCCCGCCGCAACTACAATCGCTCGCGCTTCCGCCTCACGCAACCGGTGTCAACCGTTTTTGATAATGTTCTAATTGTTGTTCGACGAGTTgatggtttaaaaataacgTAACTACCAGCGACCTACCGATGTTGGCGACCTACCGACAGCAGCGCTGGAACAGCACGAATGAAGTTTGGGTCAGGTGGGTTCGAAAAACAGGTCCAACGAGCGGACAGCGAGATGCATAAATATAACATACTAACCA encodes:
- the LOC128725321 gene encoding histone-lysine N-methyltransferase SMYD3 yields the protein MNKAVYRKGDVILQEKPFAYVLDPRYRDKRCDRCLKETKVMKCSSCLYLRYCGRTCQKEAWPDHKEECEKLKALPAGLLVPSAAMMMSRIVRRLRKGGDTHKGYYTSKFYRKFADLMPHEEDIRQDPKRMEHFGTLVVVLQRLLDESITPKKPELLRIYGKMCINTFNVLDSELNTIGTGMYLGASIIDHSCRPNVMVSFVGETLQLRLLEDYSQAELDFGQLFISYIDLIDTTETRRDQLSERYYFRCRCARCQDEQEHKVTNAAACSLEGCQEPIDMDDTALVRCPACKTPITEVDRETFQDISTFTKDHLAQMKNVSSTDLDVSRLCLKKQENVLHRYNVYHIKTLENAMDSALELEKWSEATGYALRLLDGFRKYYSPFHPHIALTLLKIGKLQLYQCYFAEALKHLQQAAKILRVTHGEQDDLYKRVLVPMLCDASQGNLGHLAIASDD
- the LOC128727333 gene encoding cytochrome b-c1 complex subunit Rieske, mitochondrial; the encoded protein is MLTNLVKLSAVRGVSQSVTNGLKPAVAGAAKVESKSATAAGQIPIVSAGAGLPSSNVRVVSGVTGATQIRCAHTDIRVPDFSDYRREQVKRPNSKNDSADERAAFTYLMVGGAAVSTAYVAKSLVSTFISSMSASADVLAMSKIEIKLADIPEGKSMTFKWRGKPLFIRHRTAQEIDSEQSVAVATLRDPQNDAERVQKPEWLVVIGVCTHLGCVPIANAGDFGGYYCPCHGSHYDASGRIRKGPAPLNLEVPFYEFPEEGLLVVG